In Spinacia oleracea cultivar Varoflay chromosome 5, BTI_SOV_V1, whole genome shotgun sequence, a single window of DNA contains:
- the LOC110799309 gene encoding berberine bridge enzyme-like 13, translated as MKIMGFFSNTIPLTLLLIFSLCSSVAYSNDLQSNFLHCLSKNISPPNPFPTSCYTPSNNSFSAILNSTANNLRFLLPSVEKPQLIYMPLDESHVQAAVVCARKVGIQLRVRSGGHDYEGVSYASEMGDPFVVIDMSKLRSVIVDIDDNSAWAEAGATTGELYYRISEQSKVHGFPAGLCTSLGIGGHITGGAYGSMMRKYGLGVDNVIDVRLVDPNGKILDRASMGEDLFWAVRGGAGGSFGVILAWKVKLVPVPETVTTFTVIKTLDQGLTKLLYKWQQVADKLDENLFIRVEIMPSTIPNTTEKTVQALFNALYLGNANQLLRTMARSLPELGLTNKDCNEMSWVESVVYIGGYPTGTSTDVLLQGKPLFRNYFKAKSDFVREPISEAGLEGLWKKLMESESYIMIWNPYGGMMSRVAESETPFPHRKGTIYMIQYVATWQDGQAGESSNMAWIRDLYQYMEPFVSKNPREAYINYRDLDLGMNKDGNTNVNEARTWGLKYFKNNFDRLVEIKTKFDPENFFRHEQSIPPLSTHNRKMKKEQRFHYHKLGKHHKRNKY; from the coding sequence atgaaaattatgGGGTTTTTTAGCAATACTATTCCCTTAACATTGCTCCTAATTTTCTCACTTTGCTCTTCTGTAGCATACTCAAATGATTTACAATCTAATTTTCTTCATTGTCTTTCAAAGAACATTAGTCCACCAAATCCATTTCCAACATCATGTTACACTCCTAGCAATAATTCCTTCTCTGCTATCCTGAATTCGACCGCGAATAACTTAAGGTTTTTGTTACCTTCAGTTGAAAAACCACAACTAATCTACATGCCCTTGGATGAATCCCATGTACAAGCTGCTGTTGTTTGTGCTAGAAAGGTTGGGATTCAGCTGAGGGTGCGTAGCGGAGGTCATGATTACGAGGGTGTCTCGTATGCTTCTGAGATGGGTGATCCCTTCGTTGTGATTGATATGTCGAAACTGCGGTCTGTTATTGTTGATATCGACGATAACAGCGCGTGGGCTGAGGCTGGGGCAACAACTGGGGAGCTCTATTACAGGATATCTGAGCAGAGCAAGGTGCATGGATTTCCTGCAGGACTGTGCACCAGTTTGGGTATAGGAGGCCATATTACTGGTGGTGCTTATGGTTCTATGATGCGAAAGTATGGTCTAGGAGTTGATAATGTGATCGATGTTCGGTTGGTGGACCCCAATGGAAAGATTCTCGACCGAGCATCGATGGGGGAGGATCTGTTTTGGGCTGTCAGAGGTGGTGCTGGTGGTAGTTTTGGGGTAATTCTTGCATGGAAGGTTAAACTTGTTCCTGTTCCTGAAACTGTAACAACTTTTACAGTAATCAAAACATTAGACCAAGGGTTGACTAAGCTCTTGTATAAATGGCAGCAAGTAGCTGATAAACTCGATGAAAATCTTTTCATCAGAGTAGAAATCATGCCTAGTACAATCCCAAACACCACTGAGAAAACTGTTCAAGCCTTGTTCAACGCGCTCTACTTAGGTAACGCGAATCAATTGCTTAGAACCATGGCCCGAAGTCTCCCTGAATTAGGGTTGACTAATAAAGACTGCAACGAAATGAGTTGGGTTGAGTCAGTTGTCTATATTGGAGGGTACCCTACTGGGACTAGCACTGATGTTTTACTCCAAGGGAAGCCCTTGTTTAGGAACTACTTTAAGGCTAAGTCAGATTTCGTTAGGGAACCAATCTCTGAAGCCGGGCTTGAAGGACTATGGAAGAAGTTGATGGAGTCAGAAAGTTACATCATGATATGGAACCCGTATGGTGGGATGATGAGTAGGGTAGCGGAGTCTGAAACCCCGTTCCCTCATAGGAAGGGGACTATCTACATGATCCAATACGTGGCAACATGGCAAGATGGTCAAGCTGGTGAGAGTTCAAACATGGCTTGGATTAGGGACTTGTATCAGTATATGGAGCCTTTTGTGTCTAAGAATCCTAGGGAAGCTTATATTAATTATAGGGATCTTGATTTAGGGATGAATAAGGATGGTAATACTAATGTCAATGAGGCTCGTACATGGGGTTTGAAGTATTTCAAGAATAACTTCGATAGGTTGGTGGAAATTAAGACCAAATTCGACCCAGAGAACTTTTTCAGGCACGAGCAGAGTATTCCTCCACTTTCGACACACAAtaggaagatgaagaaggaacAAAGATTTCACTATCATAAGCTTGGGAAGCACCACAAGAGAAACAAGTATTAG
- the LOC110799319 gene encoding glutathione S-transferase U9-like: MAETNVIKVKVHGMWASPWVRRVTIALKIKGIPYEYIEEDLKNKSQLLLQYNPVKKLVPVLVHEGRPIPESLIILEYIDEIWNNSPKLFPHDPYQRAEVRFWADFINLQVFEKLRDVVKARNDGEEEKIIKEIQENMSKLEANVKDLYSGATHVNGEIMEILDILMITLLPIINGVEESISVKFIHPEKFPLAFSWMKSGEAVAVVQESAPNHENLVKFLRKLRQLFRKM, encoded by the exons ATGGCTGAGACAAATGTGATCAAGGTGAAGGTGCATGGAATGTGGGCAAGTCCTTGGGTTAGAAGGGTAACTATTGCCCTTAAAATTAAGGGCATACCCTATGAATACATTGAAGAAGATTTGAAAAACAAGAGTCAATTGCTTCTTCAGTATAACCCAGTTAAGAAGTTGGTTCCAGTTCTTGTTCATGAAGGAAGACCAATTCCTGAGTCTTTGATCAttcttgaatatattgatgagatTTGGAACAATTCACCAAAACTCTTCCCCCATGATCCGTATCAACGGGCCGAAGTACGGTTTTGGGCCGATTTTATCAACCTTCAG GTTTTTGAGAAACTTCGGGATGTTGTTAAAGCCCGCAATGATGGTGAAGAGGAAAAAATCATCAaggaaatccaagaaaacatgaGCAAATTGGAAGCAAATGTGAAGGATTTATATTCGGGAGCTACACATGTTAATGGAGAAATAATGGAAATCTTAGACATTTTGATGATCACATTGTTGCCAATTATTAATGGTGTTGAAGAATCCATTTCTGTCAAGTTCATACACCCAGAAAAATTCCCTTTGGCCTTTTCATGGATGAAATCCGGCGAGGCAGTTGCAGTTGTTCAAGAATCGGCTCCAAATCATGAAAATCTTGTCAAGTTTCTTCGAAAACTTAGACAGCTTTTCAGAAAAATGTAG
- the LOC110798944 gene encoding cation/H(+) antiporter 14-like, with amino-acid sequence MGDNTEAANHWWSEGVWNNTPFLCEEVQPRKVYKAFWDNDLYLRDTYSSIILCNLSIILGVTTFTWFLLKPIRMPFTSQMIGGVLVMGFLFSNRIFNYEKLLPPAVLYVLKTMSTVGFILQLFMVGLETNMGVIIRRIQMRSVIITVCSLFMSYAFSAMAIVATNQFKHIPSLRKPPRSLLLLISLNAQTFFMVTCHNLNDLGISNSDIGRMASSIALIPDIFLMVTNVFMTNIVPPLVSGASNDWKKSSIILAYYAIVFVVFRPLVLYIVNQTPEGRSMSNTHFMYVFLIVLVAAWIGEVLDELLPVFIFSLTLPEYPLSLVFTQKLEALTSYVLFPLYCAMQGLKTDYFSMTKRSFELEFLLIVGYVGKFLGTTLTSRLFGVPFWNSIALSLILCSKGLLDIAALGILRDKDWVDREAYTLAMLHFLIISGALLPLVRHFYEPLSQYTAIFRPNVTDSTYNNTFQTLTCLYKEENLPGIIRLIEAFHPTRTRPIPVILLQLMPLFGRCTMPIIGTLDQLKSLPSFKKKLAYSNRILESFLNLERESKGYTRVKHYVAISPYESMHNDICSLAYQKDASLLILPFHMQVQWTKVGRIIEESSKTLREVNKMVLEKAPCSVALLLDRADPRLGINDTRVYQVAIIVMGGEDDFEALAFTRLFGSHPNVKVVVVWLKSSLQDKNEAKNYDMIMNFQASCPKENERAVSLKEVVVNDGADTTNVLLSMNGLIDLVVLGRHHDFDCLPLRGLSLDGFCEYPELGILGDLLATPDFGFSVLVVQHEPKDEFKIVYDLPKMYGLRR; translated from the exons ATGGGTGATAATACAGAAGCTGCAAATCATTGGTGGAGTGAAGGTGTATGGAACAATACGCCATTCTTATGCGAAGAAGTTCAACCACGTAAAGTATACAAAGCTTTTTGGGACAATGATTTGTATCTTCGCGATACTTACTCGTCGATTATATTATGTAATCTTTCTATAATCTTGGGTGTAACTACCTTCACTTGGTTCTTGCTTAAGCCTATTCGCATGCCGTTCACATCTCAGATGATC GGTGGTGTGCTTGTAAtgggatttttattttcgaatcggATATTCAACTACGAAAAACTGTTGCCACCAGCAGTCCTATACGTACTGAAAACGATGTCGACAGTAGGGTTCATACTACAGTTATTCATGGTAGGATTAGAAACGAACATGGGCGTAATCATAAGAAGAATACAAATGAGGTCTGTGATTATAACAGTGTGTAGTTTATTCATGTCATATGCATTCAGTGCTATGGCAATTGTAGCAACAAACCAATTCAAACACATCCCATCTCTTCGAAAACCGCCTCGAAGCCTACTATTATTGATATCTCTTAATGCACAAACCTTCTTCATGGTTACTTGTCACAACCTTAATGATCTCGGCATAAGCAACTCGGATATCGGTCGTATGGCTTCGTCTATAGCTTTGATCCCTGACATCTTCTTAATGGTAACAAACGTCTTCATGACCAATATTGTACCGCCTCTTGTATCCGGGGCTAGCAATGATTGGAAGAAGTCGTCAATCATTTTAGCTTACTATGCAATAGTTTTCGTTGTTTTTCGACCCCTCGTGTTGTACATAGTGAATCAAACGCCGGAAGGAAGAAGTATGTCGAACACTCATTTCATGTACGTTTTCTTGATTGTTCTTGTTGCGGCGTGGATTGGAGAAGTGCTTGATGAATTGTTGCCGGTGTTTATATTTTCGTTGACGTTACCGGAGTACCCGTTATCGTTGGTTTTTACTCAGAAATTGGAAGCTCTAACTTCTTATGTTTTGTTCCCTTTGTATTGTGCTATGCAAGGACTCAAAACTGACTACTTTTCTATGACCAAAAGAAGTTTTGAGCTTGAGTTTTTGTTGATTGTGGGTTATGTGGGCAAGTTTTTGGGAACCACCCTTACTTCAAGGCTTTTTGGTGTTCCTTTTTGGAACTCTATTGCCCTTTCACTCATCCTATGTTCTAAAGGGTTATTGGATATTGCCGCACTTGGGATTTTGAGAGACAAAGAT TGGGTGGATAGAGAGGCGTACACATTAGCAATGCTTCATTTTTTGATCATTAGTGGAGCATTATTACCGTTAGTAAGACATTTCTACGAACCATTAAGCCAATACACTGCAATTTTTAGACCAAATGTGACAGATTCCACCTACAACAATACATTCCAAACACTAACATGTCTTTACAAGGAAGAGAATTTACCCGGAATCATACGCCTTATCGAGGCGTTTCACCCTACACGAACGAGGCCGATTCCGGTGATCTTACTCCAACTCATGCCACTCTTCGGACGTTGCACCATGCCTATCATAGGAACCTTGGATCAACTCAAATCATTACCTTCATTTAAGAAAAAACTCGCTTACTCGAATCGTATACTCGAATCTTTCTTAAACCTCGAACGTGAGTCTAAAGGCTATACACGAGTGAAACACTACGTAGCCATATCTCCTTACGAAAGCATGCATAATGACATTTGTAGCCTTGCTTACCAAAAGGATGCAAGCCTACTTATTCTACCCTTCCACATGCAAGTACAATGGACCAAAGTTGGGAGAATCATTGAAGAGTCTTCTAAAACATTAAGGGAAGTTAACAAGATGGTTCTCGAAAAGGCACCGTGTTCCGTCGCCTTGTTACTCGACCGAGCCGACCCTCGGCTAGGTATCAACGACACTCGAGTCTATCAAGTAGCCATAATTGTTATGGGTGGTGAAGATGATTTTGAAGCCCTAGCATTTACTAGACTTTTCGGTAGTCATCCAAATGTTAAGGTAGTCGTTGTTTGGTTGAAATCTTCGTTACAAGATAAGAATGAGGCTAAGAATTATGACATGATAATGAACTTTCAAGCTTCTTGTCCAAAGGAGAACGAGAGGGCGGTGTCGTTGAAGGAGGTGGTGGTTAACGATGGTGCCGATACCACTAATGTTTTGTTATCAATGAATGGTCTTATTGATTTAGTTGTGTTAGGAAGACACCATGACTTTGATTGTTTACCGTTACGTGGGCTTAGTCTTGATGGGTTTTGTGAATATCCTGAGTTAGGGATTCTTGGTGACTTGTTAGCTACACCGGATTTCGGGTTTTCTGTTTTAGTTGTTCAACATGAACCAAAAGATGAGTTTAAAATAGTGTATGATTTACCAAAAATGTATGGTTTAAGGCGCTAG